One window of Ailuropoda melanoleuca isolate Jingjing chromosome 3, ASM200744v2, whole genome shotgun sequence genomic DNA carries:
- the IRX4 gene encoding iroquois-class homeodomain protein IRX-4 — MSYPQFGYPYSSAPQFLMTTNSLSTCCESGGRTLADSGPAASAQAPVYCPVYESRLLATARHELNSAAALGVYGGPYGGSQGYGNYVTYGSEASAFYSLNGFDSKDGPGSAHAGLAPAAAAAYYPYEPALGQYPYDRYGTMDSGTRRKNATRETTSTLKAWLQEHRKNPYPTKGEKIMLAIITKMTLTQVSTWFANARRRLKKENKMTWPPRNKCADEKRPYAEGEEEEGGEEEAREGPLKSTKSEESVGKEEKDLELTDLEDFDPLEAEPPGCELKPAFQTLDGGLERIPAAPDGPSAPGKEASSTLQMPLAASGGAALDQDLERARSCLRSTAAGPEQQPGAGGGSQACEAKLGFAPAGATAGLQAKPRIWSLAHTATAAATALSQTEFPSCMLKRQGPAAPAATSLAPVSSSPAAPAPTGALDRHQDSPVTSLRNWVDGVFHDPILRHSTLNQAWATAKGALLDPGPLGRSLGAGANVLTTPLARAFPPAAPHDAPASGAAKELLAIPKAGGKPFCA; from the exons ATGTCCTACCCGCAGTTTGGATACCCCTATTCCTCCGCACCCCAG ttCCTGATGACTACCAATTCCCTGAGCACGTGCTGTGAATCGGGTGGCCGCACGCTGGCCGACTCCGGGCCCGCCGCTTCTGCCCAGGCGCCTGTCTACTGCCCGGTGTATGAGAGCCGGCTGCTGGCCACCGCGCGCCACGAGCTCAACTCGGCCGCTGCGCTTGGCGTCTATGGGGGCCCCTATGGCGGCTCGCAGGGATATGGCAACTACGTGACCTATGGCTCTGAGGCGTCCGCCTTCTACTCGCTG AATGGCTTCGACTCCAAGGACGGGCCTGGATCTGCGCATGCGGGCCTCGCGCCTGCCGCGGCTGCTGCCTACTACCCCTATGAGCCGGCGCTGGGCCAGTACCCCTATGACAG GTACGGCACCATGGACAGCGGCACGCGGCGGAAGAACGCCACACGCGAGACCACCAGCACGCTCAAGGCCTGGCTGCAGGAGCACCGCAAGAACCCGTACCCCACCAAGGGCGAGAAGATCATGCTGGCCATCATCACCAAGATGACCCTCACGCAGGTCTCCACCTGGTTCGCCAACGCGCGCCGGCGCCTCAAGAAGGAGAACAAGATGACGTGGCCACCGAGGAACAAGTGTGCGGACGAGAAGCGACCCTACGCAGAGGgcgaggaggaagaagggggcgAAGAGGAAGCCAGGGAGGGGCCCCTCAAGAGCACCAAGAGCGAAG AGTCGGTgggcaaagaagaaaaggatctAGAGCTCACTGACTTGGAGGACTTCGACCCACTGGAAGCGGAGCCCCCTGGGTGCGAGCTGAAACCGGCCTTCCAGACCCTGGACGGCGGCCTGGAGCGCATCCCTGCCGCGCCGGATGGTCCAAGTGCCCCGGGGAAGGAGGCTTCCAGCACCCTCCAGATGCCCCTGGCCGCCAGTGGTGGGGCCGCCCTGGACCAGGACCTGGAGAGGGCAAGGAGCTGCCTCCGGAGCACAGCGGCTGGGCCGGAGCAGCAGCCCGGTGCGGGGGGCGGCTCCCAGGCTTGTGAGGCCAAACTGGGCTTTGCGCCGGCTGGGGCAACGGCGGGCCTCCAGGCCAAGCCGCGCATCTGGTCCCTGGCTCACACGGCGACCGCTGCCGCCACCGCCCTGAGCCAGACTGAGTTTCCATCATGCATGCTCAAGCGTCAAGGCCCCGCTGCCCCTGCGGCCACTTCCTTGGCTCCTGTCTCGTCCTCGCCTGCGGCCCCGGCCCCCACTGGTGCCCTGGACAGGCACCAGGACTCCCCGGTAACCAGTCTCAGAAACTGGGTGGATGGGGTCTTTCACGACCCCATCCTCAGGCACAGCACTTTGAACCAAGCCTGGGCCACCGCCAAGGGCGCCCTCCTGGACCCAGGACCGCTGGGACGCTCGCTGGGGGCAGGCGCCAACGTGCTGACGACGCCCCTGGCGCGTGCTTTCCCGCCCGCCGCACCCCATGACGCCCCCGCCTCAGGCGCAGCCAAGGAGCTGCTGGCCATCCCGAAGGCCGGTGGCAAGCCCTTCTGCGCCTGA